From a region of the Sesamum indicum cultivar Zhongzhi No. 13 linkage group LG3, S_indicum_v1.0, whole genome shotgun sequence genome:
- the LOC105159473 gene encoding UDP-galactose transporter 1, whose amino-acid sequence MEDGRLCQWTVVRSILAILQWWGFNVTVIIMNKWIFQKLDFKYPLSVSCIHFISSSIGAYLVIKVLKLKPLITVDPEDRWRRIFPMSFIFCINIVLGNVSLRYIPVSFMQTIKSFTPATTVILQWLIWKKYFDWRIWASLIPIVGGILLTSITELSFNMLGFCAALFGCLATSTKTILAESLLHGYKFDSINTVYYMAPFATMILAVPALLLEGSGVMEWIYTCPSLFTSLVIIFGSGVLAFCLNFSIFYVIHSTTAVTFNVAGNLKVAVAVTCSWLIFRNPISLMNAVGCAITLVGCTFYGYVRHMLSHQTPGTPRTPRSKMELIPLTNDKLDDKV is encoded by the exons ATGGAGGACGGTAGATTGTGTCAGTGGACTGTAGTTCGATCCATACTGGCTATTCTTCAATGGTGGGGTTTCAATGTTACAGTAATCATCATGAACAAATGGATCTTTCAG AAACTGGACTTTAAGTATCCATTGTCCGTGTCATGTATTCACTTTATATCATCGTCCATCGGTGCATACTTGGTAATTAAAGTGCTAAAACTGAAGCCACTTATTACGGTCGACCCTGAAGATCGCTGGAGGAGGATATTTCCCAtgtcatttatattttgtattaatatagTTCTGGGAAATGTGAGCCTGCGGTATATACCTGTTTCCTTCATGCAAACTATCAAGTCCTTTACTCCTGCAACAACTG TTATCTTGCAGTGGCTAATCTGGAAAAAGTACTTTGACTGGAGAATTTGGGCTTCGCTGATTCCTATTGTTGGAGGGATTCTACTCACTTCTATCACAGAGCTCAGTTTTAACATGCTCGGGTTTTGTGCTGCTTTATTTGGCTGCCTCGCTACTTCCACAAAAACTATTCTTGCAGAGTCTCTGTTGCATGGATACAAATTCGATAG TATAAATACAGTATATTACATGGCACCATTTGCAACTATGATCTTGGCTGTGCCAGCATTGCTACTTGAAGGATCAGGGGTTATGGAATGGATTTATACATGCCCCTCGCTTTTCACGTCTCTTGTCATCATTTTTGGGTCTGGAGTGTTGGCCTTCTGCCTGAACTTTTCAATCTTTTATGTCATTCACTCCACCACTGCTGTGACATTTAATGTTGCAGGAAATCTTAAG gTTGCAGTAGCTGTTACATGTTCGTGGCTCATCTTCCGTAACCCAATCTCCCTGATGAACGCTGTTGGATGTGCTATAACGCTTGTTGGATGTACCTTCTATGGATACGTAAGGCACATGCTCTCACACCAAACGCCTGGAACCCCTCGGACTCCAAGGAGCAAGATGGAGCTGATCCCATTAACTAATGACAAATTAGACGACAAAGTTTGA
- the LOC105159472 gene encoding uncharacterized protein LOC105159472: protein MPSSDSFLRQLSSKEGWKSTSKRWGVGGGWGGCLKQMKMDMHGSGDERGVFEFVVKKRVMVVVDQSSHSKHAMMWALTHVTNKGDILTLLHIVSPSHDSSSSYLASTLGSLCKACKPEVEVEALVIQGPKIDTVMSQVKKLEVSVLVLGQKTPSALLNCLCLPSSREEFVEHCINTLECLTIGVKKQSKGVGGYLISTKWHKNFWLLA from the exons atgcCAAGTTCAGATTCATTTCTGAGGCAGCTAAGTAGCAAAGAAGGATGGAAATCAACATCCAAGAGGTGGGGGgtgggtggggggtgggggggttgTTTGAAGCAAATGAAGATGGATATGCATGGAAGTGGAGATGAAAGGGGTGTGTTTGAGTTTGTGGTGAAGAAAAGAGTAATGGTGGTTGTGGATCAATCTTCACATTCCAAACATGCAATGATGTGGGCTCTTACTCATGTTACTAATAAGGGTGATATTCTCACCCTCCTCCACATTGTTTCTCCTTCTCATGA ttcttcttcttcttatctTGCTAGCACACTTGGCTCCCTTTGCAAGGCCTGCAAGCCTGAG GTTGAAGTAGAAGCACTAGTAATCCAAGGACCAAAGATAGACACAGTAATGAGCCAAGTTAAGAAGCTGGAAGTCTCTGTGCTGGTCTTAGGTCAGAAGACTCCCTCTGCATTACTCAACTG CCTGTGTTTGCCAAGCAGCAGGGAGGAGTTTGTGGAACATTGCATCAACACTCTGGAGTGCTTAACAATTGGAGTCAAGAAACAGAGCAAAGGAGTTGGTGGCTACCTAATCAGCACCAAATGGCACAAAAATTTCTGGCTCTTGGCTTAG